The following coding sequences are from one Rutidosis leptorrhynchoides isolate AG116_Rl617_1_P2 chromosome 11, CSIRO_AGI_Rlap_v1, whole genome shotgun sequence window:
- the LOC139875271 gene encoding uncharacterized mitochondrial protein AtMg00810-like gives MLVSPISRFSKRILCYVRGTLDPGLQLFASSAASLVAYSDADWAFCPLTHRSTSGYFVFLVNNLITWSSKRQHMPYRSSTEAKFCGVANFVAENSWLCDLLHELHCPLFSATLVYCDNVTAKNKGEGEQKLKCGK, from the exons ATGCTCGTGAGCCCAATTTCTCGGTTTTCTAAACGGATTCTTTGCTATGTTAGAGGGACTCTTGATCCGGGCCTTCAGTTGTTTGCTTCATCTGCTGCCTCTCTTGTGGCTTATTCAGATGCTGATTGGGCATTTTGCCCCCTCACCCACAGATCCACATCTGGATACTTTGTTTTTCTTGTTAATAACCTGATAACATGGTCTTCTAAGCGCCAACACATGCCATATCGATCTAGTACTGAGGCTAAATTTTGTGGTGTCGCAAATTTCGTTGCCGAAAATTCTTGGTTGTGTGACCTTCTTCACGAGCTTCATTGCCCATTGTTCTCGGCCACTCTAGTATACTGTGATAAT GTGACAGCCAAGAACAAGGGAGAGGGAGAGCAAAAATTAAAATGTGGAAAATGA